One Burkholderia sp. WP9 genomic window, GAAGGTTCGCCCTACGCGGTCAGCGCCTTCTTGGGGCCGGAGCAGCGGATCGTGGCGTGGCATCGCGTATCGAACCAGGTGAATTACGTTTCCGCGCCGGGCAATCATGCGGCGGACGCGTCTGCGCAAGCGTTTCGCGGTCGATTTACGCAATATGTGTGGGTGACGGGGTTGGCGGTCGACGCGGCGCCTGCATCTGCCGCTGTTGCCGCCATCGGCGACTCGATTACGGACGGCATGCGCTCCAGCCTGAACCAGAATCGACGTTGGCCCGACGCGCTGGCTCGCCGTTTTGAGGCTACCGGCGACCGTTCGACCGCGATCGTCAATCTGGGCATCAGCGGCAACCGCCTGCTGAGCGACTCTCCGTGCTATGGCGACGCTCTGGCGAAGCGCTTCGAGCATGACGTGCTTGGGCGCCCGGGCGTCAAGACGGCGATTCTGCTGATCGGCATCAATGACATCAATTTCGCGGCGATGCCGCCGCATGGCGGTCTCGACTGCGACTTCCCGCATACCTCGGTGACGGCTGCGGACCTGATCGCCGGATATCAGCGCTTGATCGCCTCGGCTCGGCACGCCGGCGTGAAGGTCTTCGGCGCGACGTTGACGCCGGCATCCTTGCCGCCGCAGCGAGAAAGCATCCGGCTTGCCGTCAACCAATGGATTCGGAGCAGTCACGCCTTCGACGGCGTGGTGGACTTCGACGTTGCGCTGCGCGATCCGGCGCAGCCGGATCGCCTGCAGCGTGGCTTTGATAGTGGGGACCACATCCATCCGAGTGACGCCGGCTATGCAGCAATGGCCGACGCCATTCCCTTGGACGCGGTAGTGAAATCGACTCGCAACTGAGACGCCAAAAAAGAATTCGGTCAAACCCTTGTCATATGGCCGATGTTCGCCTAAGATTCGCCTCCTCGTTTGCGAACGAGGGCCGCGGCAGAAACCAGCGGCCGTAGCGCCAACAAGGTTTTAAGCGAAAGCGAAAAAATGTTGTTGACGAAACGAAAAAGAGCCTTCATAATCTCGTTTCTCTGCTGCTGATGCAGCGACGCAGAACGAAGCGGTGCCGGGTAGCTGGAAGTACGGTGCTGGTTCGGTAGTGGATGCGGACTCGATCTTTAAAAATTAACAGCCGATAAGTGTGGGCGCTTGATGCGCGATGCGAGGTGGATCTTTCGGGATCTGCCGGCAAGCAAAAGTATCAAGTCTCACACAGTAATGAAAGGAAGGTTTGACTGTCGCAAGATGGTTGGATCATTCGTCAGTACGTTGAGTGAGCGACCGGTTCTTAACGGAACCGAAAAACAGTAACAGGTTTGAACTGAAGAGTTTGATCCTGGCTCAGATTGAACGCTGGCGGCATGCCTTACACATGCAAGTCGAACGGCAGCACGGGGGCAACCCTGGTGGCGAGTGGCGAACGGGTGAGTAATACATCGGAACGTGTCCTGTAGTGGGGGATAGCCCGGCGAAAGCCGGATTAATACCGCATACGATCTGTGGATGAAAGCGGGGGATCCTTCGGGACCTCGCGCTACAGGGGCGGCCGATGGCAGATTAGCTAGTTGGTGGGGTAAAGGCCTACCAAGGCGACGATCTGTAGCTGGTCTGAGAGGACGACCAGCCACACTGGGACTGAGACACGGCCCAGACTCCTACGGGAGGCAGCAGTGGGGAATTTTGGACAATGGGCGAAAGCCTGATCCAGCAATGCCGCGTGTGTGAAGAAGGCCTTCGGGTTGTAAAGCACTTTTGTCCGGAAAGAAAACCTCGTGGTTAATACCCGTGGGGGATGACGGTACCGGAAGAATAAGCACCGGCTAACTACGTGCCAGCAGCCGCGGTAATACGTAGGGTGCAAGCGTTAATCGGAATTACTGGGCGTAAAGCGTGCGCAGGCGGTCCGCTAAGACAGATGTGAAATCCCCGGGCTTAACCTGGGAACTGCATTTGTGACTGGCGGGCTAGAGTATGGCAGAGGGGGGTAGAATTCCACGTGTAGCAGTGAAATGCGTAGAGATGTGGAGGAATACCGATGGCGAAGGCAGCCCCCTGGGCCAATACTGACGCTCATGCACGAAAGCGTGGGGAGCAAACAGGATTAGATACCCTGGTAGTCCACGCCCTAAACGATGTCAACTAGTTGTTGGGGATTCATTTCCTTAGTAACGTAGCTAACGCGTGAAGTTGACCGCCTGGGGAGTACGGTCGCAAGATTAAAACTCAAAGGAATTGACGGGGACCCGCACAAGCGGTGGATGATGTGGATTAATTCGATGCAACGCGAAAAACCTTACCTACCCTTGACATGTATGGAACCTGGCTGAGAGGTCAGGGTGCCCGAAAGGGAGCCATAACACAGGTGCTGCATGGCTGTCGTCAGCTCGTGTCGTGAGATGTTGGGTTAAGTCCCGCAACGAGCGCAACCCTTGTCCCTAGTTGCTACGCAAGAGCACTCTAGGGAGACTGCCGGTGACAAACCGGAGGAAGGTGGGGATGACGTCAAGTCCTCATGGCCCTTATGGGTAGGGCTTCACACGTCATACAATGGTCGGAACAGAGGGTCGCCAACCCGCGAGGGGGAGCCAATCCCAGAAAACCGATCGTAGTCCGGATCGCACTCTGCAACTCGAGTGCGTGAAGCTGGAATCGCTAGTAATCGCGGATCAGCATGCCGCGGTGAATACGTTCCCGGGTCTTGTACACACCGCCCGTCACACCATGGGAGTGGGTTTTACCAGAAGTGGCTAGTCTAACCGCAAGGAGGACGGTCACCACGGTAGGATTCATGACTGGGGTGAAGTCGTAACAAGGTAGCCGTATCGGAAGGTGCGGCTGGATCACCTCCTTTCTCGAGCTAACGTGTCAATGTGTTGAGCGCTCACGCTTATCGGCTGTGAAATTTAGACAGACTCAGGGGTCTGTAGCTCAGTCGGTTAGAGCACCGTCTTGATAAGGCGGGGGTCGATGGTTCGAATCCATCCAGACCCACCAAAGTCTTGTCTGGTGTGCTGATCGATAACCTCTGGGGTATCTGTATGACTGGGGGATTAGCTCAGCTGGGAGAGCACCTGCTTTGCAAGCAGGGGGTCGTCGGTTCGATCCCGTCATCCTCCACCAATCCTCAATGCGTAGCGTTCTGTGAGAAAGCAGAGCGTTGTGCATTGGCGATTGAGCCAGTCAGAGTGATACGCGGTTATAGCAACTGCGATATCGGCTGTCGTTCTTTAACAATCAGGAAGAAGTAGTAAAGAGATTCACGAAAGATCACTTAGAGATGGGTGATTGAGTAGGTGAATCAGGGTTGTGATTGTATCAATGTATGAAAAGGTGATCGAAAGATTGCCTTGGAATACGGCGCAACACGAATACTCAACCTGTAGCGATTGTGGCGAGCGTGTGATTCCCAGTGGATCACACATGAGACACACCCGTTATAGGGTCAAGCGAACAAGTGCATGTGGTGGATGCCTTGGCGATCACAGGCGATGAAGGACGCGGTAGCCTGCGAAAAGCGGTGGGGAGCTGGCAAACGAGCTTTGATCCACCGATATCCGAATGGGGAAACCCGGCCCGTATGGGTCATCCGTAGCTGAATACATAGGCTACGTGAAGCGAACGCGGTGAACTGAAACATCTAAGTAACCGCAGGAAAAGAAATCAACCGAGATTCCCAGAGTAGTGGCGAGCGAAATGGGACCAGCCTGTACTCTTTATCTTCATTGTTAGTCGAAGGCTCTGGAAAGTGCCGCCATAGCAGGTGATAGCCCTGTAGACGAAAACAGCGAGGAAGAACTGGGTGTACGACAAGTAGGGCGGGACACGTGAAATCCTGTCTGAAGATGGGGGGACCATCCTCCAAGGCTAAATACTCGTGATCGACCGATAGTGAACCAGTACCGTGAGGGAAAGGCGAAAAGAACCCCGGGAGGGGAGTGAAATAGATCCTGAAACCGCATGCATACAAACAGTCGGAGCCTCGCAAGGGGTGACGGCGTACCTTTTGTATAATGGGTCAGCGACTTACATTCAGTGGCAAGCTTAACCGATTAGGGCAGGCGTAGCGAAAGCGAGTCCGAACAGGGCGTTCAGTCGCTGGGTGTAGACCCGAAACCAGGTGATCTATCCATGGCCAGGATGAAGGTGCGGTAACACGTACTGGAGGTCCGAACCCACTAACGTTGAAAAGTTAGGGGATGAGCTGTGGATAGGGGTGAAAGGCTAAACAAACCTGGAAATAGCTGGTTCTCTCCGAAAACTATTTAGGTAGTGCCTCGTGTATCACCTTCGGGGGTAGAGCACTGTCATGGTTGTGGGGTCCATTGCGGATTACTACGCCATAGCAAACTCCGAATACCGAAGAGTGCAATCACGGGAGACAGACATCGGGTGCTAACGTCCGGTGTCAAGAGGGAAACAACCCAGACCGCCAGCTAAGGTCCCCAAATATTGCTAAGTGGGAAACGAAGTGGGAAGGCTAAAACAGTCAGGAGGTTGGCTTAGAAGCAGCCATCCTTTAAAGAAAGCGTAATAGCTCACTGATCGAGTCGTCCTGCGCGGAAGATGTAACGGGGCTAAGCAATATACCGAAGCTGCGGATGCACATTTATGTGCATGGTAGGAGAGCGTTCCGTAAGCCTGCGAAGGTGCATTGAAAAGTGCGCTGGAGGTATCGGAAGTGCGAATGCTGACATGAGTAGCGATAAAGGGGGTGAAAGGCCCCCTCGCCGTAAGCCCAAGGTTTCCTACGCAACGTTCATCGGCGTAGGGTGAGTCGGCCCCTAAGGCGAGGCAGAAATGCGTAGCTGATGGGAAGCAGGTTAATATTCCTGCACCATTGTTAAATGCGATGGGGGGACGGATCGCGGAAGGTTGTCCGGGTGTTGGAAGTCCCGGTCCTTGCATTGGAGAAGGCGCTTAGGCAAATCCGGGCGCGTAATTCAAGGGTGTGAGGCCATTCACTTCGGTGAAGAAGCAACTGGAAGTGGTTCCAAGAAAAGCCTCTAAGCTTCAGTTTAACAAGACCGTACCGCAAACCGACACAGGTGGGCGAGATGAGTATTCTAAGGCGCTTGAGAGAACTCGGGAGAAGGAACTCGGCAAATTGGTACCGTAACTTCGGG contains:
- a CDS encoding SGNH/GDSL hydrolase family protein, producing the protein MSFRTLAAACGAALFVQFAGSPTVFAADAPAHWVTAWATALQPIPQRADLPPLYRAPEVAGRTVRQIVYPTLSGRSARIHLSNRYGKTPLVIEDLRIARSAGGAATAGTGDTRVTFGGKSTVSIPPGGELESDPVAIDIAEGSPYAVSAFLGPEQRIVAWHRVSNQVNYVSAPGNHAADASAQAFRGRFTQYVWVTGLAVDAAPASAAVAAIGDSITDGMRSSLNQNRRWPDALARRFEATGDRSTAIVNLGISGNRLLSDSPCYGDALAKRFEHDVLGRPGVKTAILLIGINDINFAAMPPHGGLDCDFPHTSVTAADLIAGYQRLIASARHAGVKVFGATLTPASLPPQRESIRLAVNQWIRSSHAFDGVVDFDVALRDPAQPDRLQRGFDSGDHIHPSDAGYAAMADAIPLDAVVKSTRN